The DNA segment CAGATGATCAAGAGGTATTAGAGGCTGAAGAATTAACAGATGAGTTGATGGAAGAATCAGAAGTGCGCATAACAAACCCACAGCTGATCGAAATTTTAAACGAAACAACGCTTAAGCCTTCTCCTTTTGCGTTAGGTTACCGAGCAGAGATTTTCTTAGGAAGATGGCCTTTAACTTATGAGTCAAAAGAGACTAATATTAATTGGGAGTACCAAGAGATCAATGTGAATGAACTAGACAATCATGGTGCCAACCAGCCTGAGAAAATGAACTACAAGCAAAAGGAAGAAAAGCATATTAAAGGCGGATTGACGTCAAAAATCAGCCATAGTGAGCAAATGATGAAGCTCATTTTATTGGAAGCACAGAAGAACACGAAGCTTCCGCTGTCTTTTCATACAGTAATTGGAGCTGGTACAAAGCAGAAGAATACTTATTCTGTACCAGTAAATAAAACAGGGCTTCTCCATGCCTATGCTCCCGCTATTAATGAAAAAGGCGAAGTGGCCTTTGGGGACGTTTATATAAAGCTTAAAGGCTCTAAGAAGAGTTTGGAAATAAAAAATGTCACAAGACAAGGAATTGGGGCATGGATCCCAATTCAAGACCACGTCGGATTCTCCTTTGAACTAAAATGAAGAGTCCTACTCCTCTTTAGATGAGTAGGACTGAACTTGAACGCGCTGTTCTGCCATAGCAATGTTATGATCGTACATTGTTTCGGCTATGATACGGCGCGTTTCTTTTGATGCCGTCCAGTAAACAAGGTCTTCAACAACGCCCGTTACAGTATATTGATAACCATGATAGTTCTCGTTTAATGAAGACATCCCATACACCTGAAAGGGTTCGATCGTTTTTCTTGTGAGATCTCTTTTTAGGTATATGGCCAGTTCTTCATTTAAACGTTCACAGGCTTCCTCTAACACATTAAACACTGTTCGCGGATCTTCGCGAAAATTTGTCGTAACATTCTCGATGACGCGCATATACTCGAAGTTATAATTTTCTATCGTATGAATTTGTCCATTGCTTATCGTTAACAGCTTCCCGCTCCATTCTCTAATTTTGATAAAACGGAGCCCGATGTCTTCAACGGTACCGTGATGTGTGTTGTTTAGTGTAATATAGTCGCCTTTATGCAGTTGTTCTTCATATAAAAGGAAAAGTCCTGCAAAGAAATCTTTTATCAAGCTTTGAGCACCGAAGCCAATTATAATTCCAATAATCCCAGCACCGGCGAGAATCCTTCCTATATCTATCCCGAATTCTGATAATACAACGATTATAAAACCAATCAGGGCGACATAACTAATAATTGAGTTAATCATAGCTTCGAGCGTCTTTTCTTTCCGTTCCTCGAAAAAGGAAGTGCGGGAAAAGAACGAGCGAATGATTTTTCGAACAATAATGACACCAATAAATAGGGTGATGGCACTAATAATAATGCGAATTGTTGTACTATTTACTATAAGTTCCATAATATTAGTTCCGAATAGTTTCACTTGAAAATGCCTCCTGTTCGACTAAACGCTTACTTTTCTAAAAAGTATTATAGCATGTTTAGCTGATAGATCATTGATAGACACATCGTACGCTTTGTACTATGATAGGCAAGGCAATGCTAAACCAAACATAGAAGGAGTTTATTAATAATGTCACAGCAAGAGAAATTGAGCGATCTTAAAGGGCGTTTATCTGCCTTTATGGATCGTGTGGATGAGATGGATCCAAAAGAAACATCTGTAGAGGATATTGATCAGCTTATTAAAATGCTGGAAGAACTTGAACAAAAAATTTAATTAATTGAAGTTTTTCTGGCGATGTACATCAGTAGATACATATGTGTCCCATGATCATTAGTCCCGAAAGCCACTGCTCTCATCACAAGATGAGGGTTGATTTTTTGTTTATCTTGCTTTATTATGATAAATCGTTAACGTAAAAAAGAGAGAAAGAAAACAGCGTAGAGAGGAGCGACCATGATGGCATCAGCTGTTATTGTATCAGTACTCGCTCTAACCATCTTAAGTTTAGTTCGAGTCAATGTAGTTATAGCCATTCTTGCAGCGGGTCTTATAGCTGGATTAATGAATGGTGAATCGTTAACCAGTTCTTTAGAAATACTTGTTAACGGTATGGGAGGACAAGCGGGGGTGGCTTTAAGCTATATTTTGCTTGGCGCATTTGCCATAGCGATTAACTACTCCGGAATCACCAGTATGCTTGTTGGCTATTTACTGCGCGTTCTTAAGGATATGCGTATCTTTACAGTATTAGTTATCGCGGGAATAGCAAGTTTGTCACAAAATGTGATCCCGGTTCATATTGCTTTCATTCCTATTTTAATACCACCTTTACTTCATATGTTTGATCGAATGCAGATTGATCGGCGAGCGGTTGCTACGGCCCTTACATTTGGACTTAAAGCTCCGTATATTATGATCCCGATTGGCTTTGGTTATATTTTTCACCAAACGATTCAACAAGCAATGGCATCAAATGGTGTTACCATCACCATTAATACAATCGCGAAATCTTTGTTAATTCCTGGTTTAGGGATGGTGGCTGGTTTGTTATTTGCCGTGTTTATTACGTATCGTAAAAAGAAAAAACCACTGCCAATAGACGAACATGAAGAGAAAAGCGATCAGCTATTGCAAAAGTTCACAGCGCAACGTTTTGACACGAAACATGGGTTGACCCTTGCTGCTATTATCCTAACGTTATTTATTCAAGCCTACTGGAAAGACCTTGTCTTAGCAGCGTTAGCTGGATTAGCCTTGATGTTCATCTTTAAAGTCGTTCCCTTTAGAAAAGGTGATCGTGTCGTCAGCGATGGAATAGCAATGATGGGAACCATTGCTTTTGTTATGCTCGTAGCAGCTGGCTATGCGAATGTATTAACGCAAACCGAATCAGTTTCTGCACTGGTTGATGCAAGTTCGACCTATTTAGGAGATAGTAAAGCGTTAATTGCCTTTGTATTATTACTTGTTGGTCTGGTCGTGACAATTGGAATTGGTTCCTCTTTTGCCACCGTACCGATTCTTGCCGCATTGTTTGTACCTATTTGCGTTAGCGCAGGTTTCTCGACCATGGCAATAGCCGCCTTGATAGGAACAGCGGGTGCCCTTGGTGATGCAGGTTCCCCTGCTTCAGACAGTACACTTGGCCCAACGTCTGGGTTAAATGCAGACGGTAAGCATAATCATATATGGGATACGTGTGTCCCAACCTTTCTTCATTATAATATCCCGCTATTTATTTTTGGATGGATTGCCTCATTGGTGCTTTAATTTTGGGCATGATTTCCAACCATTTTTTATCTATAATTGCTTATAACTATCGCATACTAAGAAAAAAAGTGAGTGATCGTTATGCAACGACGACTATTTACCTTGTTTATAGCTTTTACATTACTTATGGTGCCTATAACCACAGTTTTTGCCGAAGGGTGGGGCTACAAAAAGAGTAAGGATGGAAAGGCTCCTGACGTAGGAAGCTATGGTCCATTGATTGAGAAGTATGATGGTTTTTACGTTGACCATTCAGACGAAAAAATGATCTATTTAACCTTCGATAACGGGTATGAACAAGGGCATACAGCGAAAGTGCTTGATGTTTTAAAGGAACAACAAGTTCCTGCTACATTTTTCGTAACAGGTCACTATATCAATAGTGCGCCTGAATTAGTGCAAAGAATGGCTAACGAAGGCCATATAATTGGGAATCACTCGTGGAACCATCCCGATTTTACCCAGTTATCTAAACAAGAAATGAAGAAGGAGCTTTCTAAGGTGGAGGAAACCGTTTCAGAATTGACAAAGCAAGACACGATGACATATGTTCGTCCGCCAAAAGGTAAGTTTAATGAACAAACATTGAAATGGGCGAGAGAGCTTGGCTATATTCATGCCTTTTGGTCGGTTGCTTTTGTAGATTGGGAAACAAACAAGCAAAAAGGGTGGGAATATGCCTATCAAAGTATCCTTGGTCAAATCCATCCAGGAGCAGTTGTATTATTACACACGGTTTCAAAAGATAACGCCGACGCATTAAACGAATTAATTATAC comes from the Halobacillus shinanisalinarum genome and includes:
- the pdaA gene encoding delta-lactam-biosynthetic de-N-acetylase → MQRRLFTLFIAFTLLMVPITTVFAEGWGYKKSKDGKAPDVGSYGPLIEKYDGFYVDHSDEKMIYLTFDNGYEQGHTAKVLDVLKEQQVPATFFVTGHYINSAPELVQRMANEGHIIGNHSWNHPDFTQLSKQEMKKELSKVEETVSELTKQDTMTYVRPPKGKFNEQTLKWARELGYIHAFWSVAFVDWETNKQKGWEYAYQSILGQIHPGAVVLLHTVSKDNADALNELIIQLRKRGYHFGSLNDLMMKKLLPFPIIGL
- a CDS encoding YfkD famly protein, with protein sequence MKFKWLGLIVLIGFISLVPTSQDTLAKDKENGKNSTIPNHVLNISKDNTYPNSTDDQEVLEAEELTDELMEESEVRITNPQLIEILNETTLKPSPFALGYRAEIFLGRWPLTYESKETNINWEYQEINVNELDNHGANQPEKMNYKQKEEKHIKGGLTSKISHSEQMMKLILLEAQKNTKLPLSFHTVIGAGTKQKNTYSVPVNKTGLLHAYAPAINEKGEVAFGDVYIKLKGSKKSLEIKNVTRQGIGAWIPIQDHVGFSFELK
- a CDS encoding mechanosensitive ion channel family protein — encoded protein: MELIVNSTTIRIIISAITLFIGVIIVRKIIRSFFSRTSFFEERKEKTLEAMINSIISYVALIGFIIVVLSEFGIDIGRILAGAGIIGIIIGFGAQSLIKDFFAGLFLLYEEQLHKGDYITLNNTHHGTVEDIGLRFIKIREWSGKLLTISNGQIHTIENYNFEYMRVIENVTTNFREDPRTVFNVLEEACERLNEELAIYLKRDLTRKTIEPFQVYGMSSLNENYHGYQYTVTGVVEDLVYWTASKETRRIIAETMYDHNIAMAEQRVQVQSYSSKEE
- a CDS encoding SE1561 family protein, with product MSQQEKLSDLKGRLSAFMDRVDEMDPKETSVEDIDQLIKMLEELEQKI
- a CDS encoding Na+/H+ antiporter family protein, with amino-acid sequence MASAVIVSVLALTILSLVRVNVVIAILAAGLIAGLMNGESLTSSLEILVNGMGGQAGVALSYILLGAFAIAINYSGITSMLVGYLLRVLKDMRIFTVLVIAGIASLSQNVIPVHIAFIPILIPPLLHMFDRMQIDRRAVATALTFGLKAPYIMIPIGFGYIFHQTIQQAMASNGVTITINTIAKSLLIPGLGMVAGLLFAVFITYRKKKKPLPIDEHEEKSDQLLQKFTAQRFDTKHGLTLAAIILTLFIQAYWKDLVLAALAGLALMFIFKVVPFRKGDRVVSDGIAMMGTIAFVMLVAAGYANVLTQTESVSALVDASSTYLGDSKALIAFVLLLVGLVVTIGIGSSFATVPILAALFVPICVSAGFSTMAIAALIGTAGALGDAGSPASDSTLGPTSGLNADGKHNHIWDTCVPTFLHYNIPLFIFGWIASLVL